A portion of the Algimonas porphyrae genome contains these proteins:
- the rodA gene encoding rod shape-determining protein RodA gives MTVHFEDRPDVGGKLFRLDWLLPVLIGVLGLIGVLAILSATNGIWERGAIQHAVRFGAAFIGMIIVAMIDIRFWYAVAYPAFLAALVLLLGVEFFGINVNGSVRWLDLGFMRVQPSELIKPAVVLALARYYHDLPSWRVSDPFGLIGAMLIIGIPMALVLRQPDLGTSLLIGATGIALIFLAGVSWRIITLGSILALVSLPFIWQFGLRDYQRSRVLTFLDPARDPAGASYHITQSKIALGSGGLSGKGYLQGTQRQGGYVPENRTDFISTVIGEEFGFIGSIGLLAVYIAVIAACLRLSLQCKAVFSRMLILGLSITFTLYIFINLGMVMGLLPVVGVPLPLVSYGGTVVLVVMGSFGLMLSAHLHTSSLLPRSD, from the coding sequence TCGCCCGGATGTCGGCGGAAAGCTTTTCCGTCTGGACTGGTTGCTACCCGTTCTGATCGGGGTGCTGGGACTGATTGGCGTTCTCGCCATTCTATCCGCAACAAACGGCATCTGGGAGCGCGGTGCGATACAGCATGCGGTGCGTTTCGGCGCGGCTTTCATCGGCATGATCATCGTCGCCATGATCGATATCCGCTTCTGGTATGCGGTCGCCTATCCGGCCTTTCTGGCGGCGCTGGTTCTGTTGCTCGGCGTCGAGTTTTTCGGCATCAATGTGAACGGGTCCGTGCGTTGGCTGGATCTGGGTTTCATGCGGGTGCAGCCGTCCGAGCTGATCAAACCCGCCGTCGTGCTGGCGCTGGCCCGTTATTATCACGACCTGCCGAGCTGGCGCGTATCCGACCCCTTCGGACTGATCGGTGCCATGCTGATCATCGGCATTCCCATGGCGCTGGTCTTGCGCCAGCCCGATCTGGGGACGTCGCTGCTGATCGGGGCGACGGGGATTGCCTTGATCTTCCTCGCCGGGGTCAGTTGGCGGATCATTACGCTGGGATCGATCCTGGCCCTCGTCAGCCTGCCGTTCATCTGGCAATTCGGGCTGCGTGACTATCAGCGCTCGCGGGTGCTGACATTTCTCGATCCGGCCCGCGATCCCGCTGGCGCGTCCTATCATATCACCCAGTCCAAGATCGCGCTGGGATCCGGCGGTCTGTCCGGCAAGGGCTATCTGCAAGGCACTCAGAGACAGGGCGGTTATGTCCCCGAAAACAGGACGGACTTCATCTCGACCGTCATTGGCGAGGAGTTCGGCTTCATCGGCTCAATCGGATTGCTGGCCGTCTATATTGCGGTGATCGCCGCCTGCCTGCGACTATCCCTGCAATGCAAGGCCGTCTTTTCGCGTATGCTGATCCTCGGCCTGTCCATCACTTTCACGCTCTACATCTTCATCAATCTGGGCATGGTGATGGGGCTTTTGCCTGTGGTCGGCGTGCCGTTGCCGCTTGTATCCTATGGCGGGACGGTGGTGCTGGTCGTCATGGGCAGTTTCGGCCTGATGCTCTCAGCGCACCTGCATACGTCCAGTCTCCTCCCCCGCAGCGACTGA
- a CDS encoding response regulator → MRVLIVDNSLANGLVARSILSRDGHHVSVATNGSHALQLVHDEYFDAALLDIVMPGLDGLDMARILSRSDMPAMTPALIALTAYNQAEDIQAYRDAGLQGLIAKPLRPGDLDDAMRLIHDGGYPLMNCFPNHTTDQGVRPLLDDAVITNGPGQADDITRERIWRHYRAGLSESLREISRSLPGTLSGRGDDRTRMLAALHGLRSASLMVGLDRAPRLADALRDAPRDQIMDGMAALLQAVRESLPRLEAALLDTPSSSVAAGEETGRMQVR, encoded by the coding sequence ATGCGCGTCTTGATTGTTGATAACAGCCTTGCCAACGGTCTGGTTGCACGGTCCATTCTGTCACGGGACGGCCACCATGTGTCAGTGGCGACGAATGGCAGCCACGCCCTGCAGCTTGTCCACGACGAATATTTCGATGCCGCCTTGCTCGACATCGTCATGCCAGGCCTGGATGGGCTGGACATGGCCCGCATCCTCAGTCGCTCGGACATGCCCGCCATGACGCCCGCATTGATCGCTCTGACGGCCTATAATCAGGCCGAAGACATACAGGCCTACCGCGATGCCGGATTGCAGGGTCTGATCGCGAAGCCGCTCCGACCCGGCGATCTCGACGATGCGATGCGCCTTATCCATGATGGCGGCTATCCGTTGATGAACTGTTTCCCGAACCACACGACGGATCAGGGCGTTCGTCCCCTGCTGGACGACGCGGTCATTACTAACGGCCCTGGTCAGGCCGACGATATTACGCGGGAGCGGATATGGCGCCACTACCGGGCCGGCCTGTCTGAATCGCTGCGCGAGATTTCCAGATCGCTGCCCGGAACGCTGTCAGGCCGCGGCGATGACCGGACCCGGATGCTGGCGGCTCTGCATGGGCTTCGCAGCGCTTCGCTGATGGTCGGTCTAGACCGTGCCCCCCGGCTTGCTGACGCCTTGCGCGATGCGCCGCGTGATCAGATCATGGACGGGATGGCCGCCTTGCTGCAGGCCGTGCGGGAAAGCCTGCCGCGGCTGGAGGCAGCCTTGCTCGACACGCCGTCTTCGTCAGTCGCTGCGGGGGAGGAGACTGGACGTATGCAGGTGCGCTGA